GGTCTAAAAATGAACCAAGCTGTGTTTTTTGTTTTTTCCAGCGGGCTACAAAACCGTCAAGTGCGTCGGTAACAATGGTTAGAGAAAATATTATTGCAGGTACCGGGTGTATGCCTTGCAGCAGTGTAACAATAAAAACTGGTATAAGAGCTATGCGCACTATCGTTATTTTGTTTGCCAATGTCATCATTTTAGTTCTCCAACAAGTGGTTTATTTTATTTATTATTGCCGGTATTGCGCGCAAGTCTATACGCATACCTTTTTGACTGTATCTCTGTGAATCTATCAGTGCCATTGAGCGTATTTGGGCTACTGCACTTTCTTTTCCAAATGGTATGTTGAATATTTTTCTGCGAAGTTTTGGCATAACCGCACGGCTAATGCCATTTAAAAGCTCATCTATTCCCTTGCCATTTTTGGCAGATATAAAAAAGCATTTATCAATTTCTTTTTTTATTTTTGCCAATCTCCCATCAGGTGCTAAGTCAATTTTATTGTAAACCTCAATTACAGGAACTTCGCCAGAACCAACTTCTTCAAGTACTTCGTAAACAGTATTTTTTTGTTGAATATAGTTGTCATTTGATGCATCTATAATATGCAACAGGCAGTGTGCCTGAGATAGCCCCGAAAGTGTTGATTGAAATGCTGCAATTAGCTGGTGAGGTAGTTTGTTTATAAAACCAACTGTGTCGGTAAATAAAGCTTTTCTTCCCTCACTCATTGAAACAGATCTTGTGGCGGTATCAAGTGTAGCAAAAAGTCTATTGTCGGCATAAACAGGGTCTTTTGTTTTTGCAAGAGTGTTTAGAAGCGTTGATTTGCCTGCGTTTGTGTATCCAACTATTGCAATTAGTGGCGTGCCGGAGTTTATGCGCTCTTTGCCGGAGGTGTCCCTATGGCGTTTTATTTCTTCTAACTCTTTATCTAAAGCTGTAATTTGATTTTTAATTTTGCGCTGGTCTGTTTCAAGTTTTTTTTCACCTGGTCCGCGTGTTCCTATACCGCCTTTTTGGCTGTCAAGAAAAATTCCATTACATGCAAGGTGAGTTAGGTTGTAAGCAAGTTGCGCCCTTTCAACTTGCAATTTACCCTCTTTTGATTGAGCGCGCTTGGCAAAAATATCAAGTATCAAACGGGTGCGGTCAACTATTTTAAGTTTAGTTAGTTCTTGCAGATTTCTTTGTTGAGATGGTTTTATTTCATCATCAATAATTAATGTGTTGATTTTTTTTTCTTGTGCAAGTTCACTTATCTCGGTAGCTTTTCCAATACCGAAGTAATAAGCGGGGTCAATTTTATTTCTGCTTTGGATAAAGACATCATCAGTTATTGCGCCGGCACTATGTGCAAGACTGCGCAGTTCTTCTAATGAGTGATGCAGTTGCAATGGTTTTATATTAGGTA
The sequence above is a segment of the Endomicrobiales bacterium genome. Coding sequences within it:
- the hflX gene encoding GTPase HflX; amino-acid sequence: MEKCFLAALKLPNIKPLQLHHSLEELRSLAHSAGAITDDVFIQSRNKIDPAYYFGIGKATEISELAQEKKINTLIIDDEIKPSQQRNLQELTKLKIVDRTRLILDIFAKRAQSKEGKLQVERAQLAYNLTHLACNGIFLDSQKGGIGTRGPGEKKLETDQRKIKNQITALDKELEEIKRHRDTSGKERINSGTPLIAIVGYTNAGKSTLLNTLAKTKDPVYADNRLFATLDTATRSVSMSEGRKALFTDTVGFINKLPHQLIAAFQSTLSGLSQAHCLLHIIDASNDNYIQQKNTVYEVLEEVGSGEVPVIEVYNKIDLAPDGRLAKIKKEIDKCFFISAKNGKGIDELLNGISRAVMPKLRRKIFNIPFGKESAVAQIRSMALIDSQRYSQKGMRIDLRAIPAIINKINHLLEN